From Pseudomonas poae, the proteins below share one genomic window:
- a CDS encoding XRE family transcriptional regulator: MAKKFAELQARMTPQARAEAEQLLQQHIKEMPLHELRKAQQLSQESLAKRLNINQAAVSKMERRTDMYISTLRDYVRAMGGELEIIATFPDGQVKIDNFAC, encoded by the coding sequence ATGGCTAAAAAATTCGCAGAGCTTCAAGCCCGCATGACGCCGCAGGCGCGTGCTGAAGCCGAGCAACTGCTCCAGCAACACATCAAGGAAATGCCCTTGCACGAGCTGCGCAAGGCTCAGCAGTTGAGCCAGGAGAGCCTGGCCAAACGATTGAATATCAACCAGGCGGCCGTCTCCAAGATGGAGCGCCGCACCGACATGTACATCAGCACGTTGCGCGACTATGTGCGTGCAATGGGTGGCGAGTTGGAAATTATCGCGACTTTTCCCGATGGCCAGGTGAAGATCGATAACTTCGCCTGTTAA
- a CDS encoding alpha/beta fold hydrolase produces MLKLFALALALVAGAAHADETLHSDLPLAYLEQTQGDARNEPLVIFLHGFGSNEQDLFGIKDALPSTWTYLSARAPMPVDPHGYRWFTKTPGNGDYNGETADLQRSARLIKDFVTQATAKYHTQPDRVFLVGFSQGAIMSYEVGLREPGLVRGIAALSGSVLPVLKAELKPDERLKKLAIFIGHGTLDQALPYASATRANEVLSGLGLTPELHGYPGMNHTISEAEVQDLKAWLEKSLH; encoded by the coding sequence ATGCTCAAACTGTTTGCCCTCGCGCTGGCCCTGGTGGCCGGTGCCGCCCATGCCGATGAGACACTGCACAGCGACTTGCCGCTGGCGTACCTGGAGCAAACCCAGGGCGATGCGCGTAACGAGCCGCTGGTGATTTTCCTGCATGGGTTCGGCAGTAATGAGCAAGACCTGTTCGGCATCAAGGACGCGCTGCCGTCCACCTGGACCTACCTGTCGGCCCGTGCGCCGATGCCGGTCGACCCCCATGGCTATCGTTGGTTTACCAAGACCCCCGGTAACGGCGATTACAATGGTGAGACAGCCGACCTGCAACGCAGCGCCAGGCTGATCAAAGACTTTGTGACGCAGGCCACCGCCAAATACCACACCCAGCCAGACCGCGTGTTCCTGGTGGGCTTCAGCCAGGGGGCGATCATGTCCTACGAGGTGGGGTTGCGTGAGCCTGGGCTGGTGCGTGGGATTGCGGCGTTGAGCGGCAGTGTGTTGCCAGTGCTCAAGGCCGAGCTGAAGCCGGACGAGCGTTTGAAAAAACTGGCGATCTTTATTGGCCACGGCACGCTGGACCAGGCGCTGCCGTACGCGTCGGCGACGCGGGCGAATGAGGTGCTGAGCGGATTGGGGCTCACGCCGGAGTTGCATGGTTACCCGGGGATGAACCACACCATCAGCGAAGCAGAAGTGCAGGACTTGAAAGCCTGGCTGGAAAAAAGCCTGCACTGA
- a CDS encoding monovalent cation:proton antiporter-2 (CPA2) family protein — MPHEGNLLQAAVVFLLAAVLTVPLAKRLQLGAVLGYLFAGVIIGPSVLGLIGNPQSVAQFSELGVVLLLFIIGLELSPKRLWVMRKAVFGVGLAQVLLTGLVMGVVALWLFGQSWNSAIVLGLGLALSSTAFGLQSLAERKELNQPHGRLAFAILLFQDIAAIPLIAMVPLLAGSDHPTTEAQGLQHVLQILGSIAVVIIGGRYLLRPVFRIVAKTGLREVSTATALLVVIGTAWLMELVGVSMALGAFLAGLLLADSEYRHELESQIEPFKGLLLGLFFISVGMGANLSLLLSSPLIVIGLTLLLIGLKLPLLYAVGRWVGDLNRESALRLGVVLAAGGEFAFVVFKIGRDQGLFEPHLYDVLVLTITLSMAVTPLLLLVCPKLFKPKVKPVEVPEEYRAIQSDAPRVVIAGMGRMGQIVARILRAQNISFIALDTSVETIELTRSFGGMPVFYGDPQRPEILHAAKVDQAEFFVIAMDDPEINIKTAELVRNLYPHMKIIARARNRQHVHRLVDLDASPIRETFYSSLEMSRRTLVGLGLSQAQADARITRFKNHDLQVLAAQHAVYDDAAKVMQTAQEARAELARLFEMDRLEEESDKV; from the coding sequence ATGCCCCATGAAGGCAATCTGTTACAAGCAGCCGTGGTGTTCCTGCTCGCCGCCGTGCTGACTGTGCCCCTGGCCAAACGCCTGCAGTTGGGCGCGGTACTCGGCTATCTGTTTGCCGGTGTGATCATCGGCCCGTCGGTGCTGGGCCTGATCGGCAACCCGCAAAGCGTGGCGCAGTTCTCGGAACTTGGGGTGGTGTTGCTGCTGTTTATCATTGGCCTGGAACTGTCGCCCAAGCGTTTATGGGTGATGCGCAAGGCGGTGTTTGGTGTGGGCCTGGCCCAGGTGCTGTTGACCGGGCTGGTGATGGGGGTTGTGGCGCTGTGGCTGTTTGGCCAATCCTGGAACAGCGCGATTGTGCTGGGCCTGGGCCTGGCGCTGTCGTCTACCGCGTTTGGCCTGCAAAGCCTGGCCGAGCGCAAGGAGTTGAACCAGCCCCACGGGCGCCTGGCGTTTGCCATCCTGCTGTTCCAGGACATCGCCGCGATCCCGCTGATCGCCATGGTGCCGCTGCTGGCCGGCAGCGATCATCCCACCACCGAGGCCCAGGGCCTGCAGCATGTCTTGCAGATCCTCGGCAGTATCGCGGTGGTGATCATCGGCGGCCGCTACCTGCTGCGGCCGGTGTTTCGCATCGTCGCCAAGACCGGCCTGCGCGAAGTGTCCACCGCCACCGCCCTGCTGGTGGTGATCGGCACCGCCTGGTTGATGGAGCTGGTGGGCGTGTCCATGGCCCTCGGCGCGTTCCTCGCCGGGTTACTGCTGGCGGACTCGGAGTATCGCCACGAACTGGAATCCCAGATCGAGCCGTTCAAGGGCTTGCTGCTGGGGCTGTTCTTTATCAGCGTAGGCATGGGCGCCAACCTGAGCCTGCTGCTCAGTTCGCCGCTGATCGTGATCGGCCTGACCCTGCTGTTGATCGGTTTGAAGCTGCCGCTGCTGTACGCGGTCGGCCGATGGGTGGGCGACCTCAACCGCGAAAGCGCCTTGCGCCTGGGCGTGGTATTGGCGGCGGGCGGTGAGTTCGCCTTTGTGGTGTTCAAGATCGGCCGCGATCAGGGCCTGTTCGAGCCGCACCTTTATGACGTCCTGGTGCTGACCATCACCCTGTCCATGGCCGTGACGCCGCTGCTGCTGTTGGTGTGCCCGAAGCTGTTCAAGCCCAAGGTCAAACCGGTGGAAGTGCCCGAGGAATACCGCGCCATCCAAAGCGACGCGCCGCGTGTGGTGATCGCCGGCATGGGCCGTATGGGCCAGATCGTGGCGCGGATACTGCGGGCGCAGAACATCTCGTTTATCGCCCTCGACACGTCGGTGGAAACCATCGAACTAACCCGCAGTTTCGGCGGCATGCCGGTGTTCTACGGGGACCCGCAGCGCCCGGAAATCCTGCACGCCGCCAAGGTCGACCAGGCGGAGTTCTTCGTGATCGCCATGGACGACCCGGAGATCAATATCAAGACTGCCGAGTTGGTGCGCAACCTCTACCCGCACATGAAAATCATCGCCCGCGCCCGTAACCGCCAGCACGTGCACCGCCTGGTGGACCTGGATGCCTCGCCGATTCGCGAGACCTTCTATTCCAGCCTGGAAATGAGCCGCCGCACCCTGGTGGGCCTGGGGCTGAGCCAGGCCCAGGCCGATGCGCGCATCACCCGCTTCAAGAACCACGATCTGCAAGTGCTCGCCGCACAACACGCGGTGTACGACGATGCGGCCAAGGTGATGCAGACCGCGCAGGAAGCCCGTGCAGAACTGGCACGGCTGTTTGAGATGGATCGGCTTGAGGAAGAGTCCGACAAGGTGTGA
- a CDS encoding crotonase/enoyl-CoA hydratase family protein gives MSVKNYLEVRVDGPVLMVGLNRPQKRNAMSLEVMHELRDTFSNLPEGIGAAVLYSTSQHFCTGLDLSEIRDQSVIDNVQAFREWHKTFELIQFGKVPVVAAITGAAIGGGLEIATACSLRVVDDSAFFSLPEAMRGLYVGVGASVRFPRIAGIALMTDMMLTGRTLYAKESYERGVAQYLVPVGQAVLKATELAHKIAGNLPMTNYAVTHVLPRIVDQSQQDGLMTEALIAAVVSSDTRTQDRLADFLDRKKDKIQTTPEAV, from the coding sequence ATGAGCGTTAAAAACTACTTGGAAGTACGCGTTGACGGCCCAGTGCTCATGGTGGGACTCAACCGCCCGCAGAAGCGCAATGCCATGTCGCTGGAGGTCATGCACGAACTGCGTGACACCTTCAGCAACCTGCCGGAAGGTATTGGCGCCGCCGTGCTCTACAGCACCAGCCAGCACTTTTGCACGGGGTTGGACCTGTCGGAAATCCGCGACCAATCGGTGATCGACAACGTCCAGGCCTTTCGCGAATGGCACAAGACGTTCGAACTGATCCAGTTCGGCAAAGTGCCGGTGGTGGCGGCAATTACCGGCGCCGCCATCGGGGGCGGCCTGGAAATCGCCACGGCCTGCAGCCTGCGCGTGGTCGATGACAGCGCCTTCTTCTCGCTGCCCGAAGCCATGCGCGGGCTGTACGTGGGGGTTGGCGCCTCCGTGCGCTTCCCGCGCATTGCCGGCATCGCCCTGATGACCGACATGATGCTCACCGGCCGCACCCTCTACGCCAAGGAAAGCTACGAGCGCGGCGTCGCCCAATACCTGGTCCCGGTCGGCCAGGCAGTGCTCAAGGCCACCGAATTGGCCCACAAGATCGCGGGCAACTTGCCCATGACCAACTACGCGGTCACCCACGTACTGCCGCGCATTGTGGATCAGAGCCAACAGGACGGCCTGATGACGGAAGCCCTGATTGCTGCAGTGGTGTCCTCCGATACCCGCACCCAGGATCGCCTGGCCGATTTCCTGGATCGTAAAAAGGACAAGATCCAGACCACGCCAGAGGCGGTGTAA
- a CDS encoding helix-turn-helix transcriptional regulator, with amino-acid sequence MPPTFTFSPYEPDSPEAVVTLREYASGTVFPRHTHRRGQFAYASTGALKMFTDLGNWVVPPQRAIWVPGGVAHEMHMRGDVVMLNTYLDDDAAQRAGLQDHCQVFGVSPLLRHLLEAALAIGPSAAPSVRDRCVLTLLIDEIGAMPELPLSAPLPSESRLARSCQRFLEAPTQKISIGEMADWSSMSRRTFTRNFRECTGMTFVSWRQQVCLLEATARLSHGSSITDVAFELGFSSSSAFTSVFRRNLGDSPARYLAKSKAASMF; translated from the coding sequence ATGCCGCCGACCTTCACTTTTTCCCCCTATGAACCCGACAGCCCCGAAGCGGTGGTGACGCTGCGCGAGTACGCGTCGGGTACGGTATTTCCCCGGCATACCCACCGTCGCGGGCAGTTTGCGTATGCCTCCACCGGCGCGCTGAAGATGTTCACCGACCTGGGCAATTGGGTAGTGCCGCCGCAACGGGCCATCTGGGTGCCGGGCGGGGTAGCGCATGAGATGCATATGCGCGGCGATGTGGTGATGCTCAACACCTACCTGGATGACGACGCCGCCCAGCGCGCCGGGCTGCAGGACCACTGCCAGGTGTTTGGTGTGTCGCCGTTGCTGCGGCATTTGCTGGAAGCGGCGCTGGCGATCGGGCCGTCTGCTGCGCCCAGCGTCAGGGATCGTTGTGTGCTGACCCTGTTGATCGATGAAATCGGCGCCATGCCCGAGTTGCCCCTCAGTGCGCCGTTGCCCTCCGAGTCGCGCCTGGCCCGTTCCTGTCAGCGCTTTCTCGAGGCGCCCACGCAGAAAATCTCGATTGGCGAGATGGCCGATTGGTCCAGCATGAGCCGGCGCACCTTCACGCGTAACTTCCGTGAGTGCACCGGCATGACGTTTGTGTCCTGGCGCCAGCAGGTCTGCCTGCTGGAGGCCACGGCGCGGCTCAGCCATGGTTCGTCCATCACCGATGTGGCGTTCGAGCTGGGCTTCAGCAGCTCCAGTGCCTTCACCTCGGTGTTCCGCCGTAACCTGGGGGATTCGCCGGCGCGTTACCTGGCCAAGTCCAAGGCCGCATCGATGTTCTGA
- a CDS encoding EamA family transporter — MLKKHLSLAVLVTLVWGVNFPITKLGLRAIDPFVLTGIRFALAALPLVFFIKRPAVKFSYVAAYGFIFGLGMWGVINYGIQVGVSPGIASLIIQLSVFFTMGWGFVLFKEKIRGAQMVGAVMALVGLAGIISTQEGNHAVLGVMLIVLSAVAWSVGNVIIKKSGVKEIFSFMVWASLIPPIPLFLTAWLMHGSAAFEGLQASLDLTAVLSILFQVYLATHFAYWGWNSLLKLYPVSTVAPLSLLIPVFGITSSMLIIGERISTPNLISIGIIIAGLAVGLYRKPANLAPSGHGAVMQAEK, encoded by the coding sequence ATGCTGAAAAAACATTTGTCACTCGCCGTACTCGTCACCCTGGTTTGGGGGGTTAACTTCCCCATCACCAAACTGGGCCTGCGCGCAATCGATCCGTTTGTTCTCACCGGCATCCGCTTCGCCCTCGCCGCCTTGCCACTGGTGTTTTTCATCAAGCGCCCGGCCGTCAAGTTCAGCTATGTGGCCGCCTACGGTTTCATCTTCGGGCTGGGCATGTGGGGCGTGATCAACTACGGGATTCAGGTGGGCGTGAGCCCGGGGATTGCCTCATTGATCATTCAACTCAGCGTGTTTTTCACCATGGGTTGGGGCTTTGTACTGTTCAAGGAGAAAATCCGTGGTGCGCAGATGGTCGGCGCCGTCATGGCCCTGGTGGGCCTCGCAGGAATCATTTCGACCCAGGAAGGCAACCATGCGGTGCTGGGGGTCATGTTGATCGTCCTGAGCGCGGTGGCCTGGAGCGTGGGTAACGTGATCATCAAGAAATCCGGGGTCAAGGAGATCTTTTCGTTCATGGTGTGGGCCAGCCTGATTCCGCCGATCCCGCTGTTTCTCACCGCTTGGCTGATGCACGGCAGTGCCGCGTTCGAGGGCCTGCAAGCCAGCCTCGACCTCACGGCTGTGCTGTCGATCCTGTTCCAGGTGTACCTGGCCACACACTTCGCCTACTGGGGCTGGAACTCGCTGCTCAAGCTGTACCCGGTATCGACCGTGGCGCCGCTGTCGTTGCTGATTCCGGTGTTCGGGATCACCAGTTCGATGCTGATTATCGGCGAGCGTATTTCCACACCGAACCTGATTTCAATCGGGATCATCATCGCCGGGCTGGCGGTGGGGCTGTACCGCAAACCGGCGAACCTGGCGCCTTCGGGCCATGGCGCAGTGATGCAAGCGGAAAAATAG
- the asnB gene encoding asparagine synthase (glutamine-hydrolyzing), with translation MCGYIGVFAKQPRAFNPNMFDAALRAIHHRGPDSSSQWFDPKGQAAFGYVRLGLVGLGNGTQPIVADEGDLVMMVNGEFYDYQRIRSELEGYGCRFKTSSDSEIAMHLYRRHGVRGLKQLRGEFTILIFDRLRKKLFAVRDRVGVKPLYYTEHEGAWYFASEIKALLAAGIPAQWDHEAYASRGFILRDRTVFNNIRSVKPGCWIIADESGLQTEQYWDWDFPDAQASEQRSEAEMIDSLRHTIEESVRLRLHADVPVGVCLSGGLDSSAMLGIATELTGQPLQAFHLSFEGEQAYDERQYAEIAARHNRAHLNVLSVNSSDMADNFENALWHAEMPFANAHSVAKYLLCKFVQNQGMRAVLTGEGADEVFGGYPHYRRDMVLYNHEHQDPAAIAELTRRLHASEDRYLPGGRNDVKWVQDELGHGVSWLQTQSALFGPLAQLYTDDFRERFCDVDAYRQFYDRLSPRALNGWEPVNRSLYMVAKSSLPNVVLTSLGDRMEMAGSLEGRPPLLDHQVIEAACRLPVNMKVRGATEKYALREAMRPYVPQAVLDRKKQYFRAPPASESPQSKLFEMVNDVLSGPALSNVPFFDPRKVRALLATLPSLSPAQRASADNLLMEIAGLCLMQKRFALN, from the coding sequence ATGTGTGGATACATTGGCGTGTTTGCCAAACAACCTCGTGCGTTCAACCCGAACATGTTCGATGCCGCCCTGCGCGCCATCCATCATCGCGGCCCGGACAGCTCCAGCCAGTGGTTCGACCCCAAGGGCCAGGCGGCTTTCGGTTATGTACGCCTGGGCCTGGTCGGGCTGGGCAACGGCACGCAGCCGATCGTCGCCGACGAAGGCGACCTGGTGATGATGGTCAACGGCGAGTTCTACGACTATCAACGCATTCGCTCGGAACTGGAGGGCTATGGTTGCCGCTTCAAGACCTCCTCCGACAGCGAGATCGCCATGCACCTGTACCGCCGCCACGGCGTACGCGGCCTCAAGCAACTGCGCGGCGAATTCACCATCCTGATTTTCGATCGCCTGCGCAAAAAGCTGTTTGCCGTGCGTGACCGGGTGGGCGTCAAGCCGTTGTATTACACCGAGCATGAAGGCGCGTGGTATTTCGCCTCGGAAATCAAAGCCCTGCTGGCGGCCGGTATTCCGGCGCAGTGGGACCACGAAGCCTACGCCAGCCGTGGCTTTATCCTGCGCGACCGCACGGTGTTCAACAATATTCGCAGCGTCAAGCCGGGGTGCTGGATCATTGCCGACGAAAGCGGCCTGCAGACCGAGCAGTATTGGGACTGGGACTTCCCCGACGCGCAGGCCAGCGAGCAACGCAGTGAGGCCGAGATGATCGACTCCCTGCGCCACACTATCGAAGAATCCGTGCGCCTGCGCCTGCATGCCGATGTGCCGGTCGGAGTGTGCCTCAGCGGCGGGCTGGATTCCTCGGCCATGCTGGGGATCGCCACCGAGCTGACCGGCCAACCGTTGCAGGCGTTCCACCTGTCCTTCGAAGGCGAGCAGGCTTACGACGAACGCCAGTACGCCGAAATAGCGGCCCGGCATAACCGCGCTCACCTCAATGTGTTGTCGGTGAACTCCTCCGATATGGCGGACAACTTCGAAAACGCCCTGTGGCACGCTGAAATGCCATTCGCCAACGCCCACAGCGTCGCCAAGTATCTGCTGTGCAAGTTCGTGCAAAACCAGGGCATGCGCGCGGTGCTGACCGGTGAAGGCGCCGACGAAGTCTTCGGCGGCTACCCGCACTACCGCCGCGACATGGTGCTGTACAACCACGAGCATCAGGACCCGGCGGCCATCGCCGAACTTACCCGGCGCCTGCACGCCAGCGAAGATCGCTACCTGCCCGGCGGCAGGAATGACGTGAAGTGGGTGCAGGACGAACTGGGCCACGGCGTGTCCTGGCTGCAGACTCAGTCCGCGTTGTTCGGCCCCCTGGCGCAGCTGTACACCGATGACTTCCGCGAACGTTTCTGTGATGTGGATGCCTATCGGCAGTTCTACGATCGCCTGAGCCCACGTGCGCTCAACGGCTGGGAGCCGGTCAACCGCTCGCTGTACATGGTAGCCAAATCCAGCCTGCCGAACGTGGTCCTCACGTCCCTCGGCGACCGCATGGAAATGGCCGGCAGCCTTGAAGGCCGCCCGCCACTGCTGGACCACCAGGTCATTGAAGCCGCCTGCCGCTTGCCGGTGAACATGAAAGTGCGCGGCGCCACCGAGAAATACGCCCTGCGCGAAGCCATGCGCCCTTACGTGCCCCAGGCGGTACTGGATCGCAAGAAGCAGTACTTCCGCGCCCCACCGGCGTCGGAGAGCCCGCAATCAAAACTGTTCGAGATGGTCAACGACGTCTTGAGCGGGCCGGCTTTAAGCAATGTGCCGTTCTTCGACCCGCGTAAAGTGCGCGCCTTGCTGGCAACATTGCCAAGCCTGTCGCCTGCCCAGCGTGCGTCGGCAGACAACCTGCTGATGGAAATTGCCGGGCTGTGCCTGATGCAAAAACGGTTCGCCCTGAACTGA
- a CDS encoding diiron oxygenase, whose protein sequence is MFQHSTQDDLYRSNDAADERLIKIERSWHKRAQIKLDSQRPDIQLDLQAPDFLEALLPFAHDPHYQNYPHALKLLILSAGWVIYNQKTIAIETEIICPSCIDLLQLGSRLSSASAATISETLADEAYHTLFSINMCELAITQRGMRIKWPELELTRHLSQAQATMSEADFKIYRLAFSLVSETFISDYLADLSDAPEIQPVFRHVVALHKKDELVHKHIFPLFVQQVVGDFTAQQTLLFTRGIANSIRIFPMREISAWRIILPQLLEVFGDRSLLLPTQFIETGEADYSAMPEILSSIGIHPASVLPELHGIPEPVTTV, encoded by the coding sequence ATGTTTCAGCACAGCACTCAAGACGATCTTTATCGCAGCAATGACGCAGCCGATGAACGACTGATCAAAATCGAACGCAGCTGGCACAAACGTGCACAGATCAAGCTCGATTCGCAACGTCCGGATATCCAGCTTGACCTGCAGGCGCCGGACTTTCTCGAGGCCCTGCTACCTTTCGCCCATGACCCGCATTACCAGAACTACCCCCACGCCCTGAAGCTGTTGATCCTGTCGGCCGGGTGGGTCATCTACAACCAGAAAACCATCGCCATCGAAACCGAGATCATCTGCCCGTCCTGCATCGACCTGCTGCAGCTCGGCTCGCGCCTGAGTTCGGCCAGCGCCGCGACGATTTCCGAAACCCTGGCGGATGAGGCTTACCACACGCTGTTCTCGATCAACATGTGTGAGCTGGCGATTACCCAGCGTGGCATGCGCATCAAATGGCCGGAGCTGGAACTGACCCGCCACCTGAGCCAGGCGCAGGCCACCATGTCCGAGGCGGACTTCAAGATTTACCGCCTGGCCTTCTCGCTGGTGTCGGAGACGTTTATCAGCGATTACCTGGCCGACCTCAGCGACGCCCCCGAGATCCAACCGGTGTTTCGTCACGTGGTGGCCCTGCACAAAAAGGACGAGCTGGTGCACAAGCACATCTTCCCGCTGTTCGTGCAGCAGGTAGTCGGCGACTTCACCGCGCAGCAAACCCTGTTGTTTACCCGTGGCATCGCCAACTCGATCCGGATTTTCCCGATGCGCGAGATTTCCGCGTGGCGAATCATCCTGCCGCAGCTGCTTGAAGTCTTCGGCGACCGTTCGTTGCTGCTGCCCACTCAATTTATCGAGACCGGCGAAGCGGACTACTCGGCCATGCCCGAGATCCTCAGCTCAATCGGCATACATCCCGCCTCGGTGCTGCCTGAGCTGCATGGGATACCGGAACCGGTGACCACCGTTTGA
- a CDS encoding DUF726 domain-containing protein, with protein sequence MQHQWDEMHRTRKPTFVLCGEPQGDVLNLYVHGYSAFFNRQQLGHFKEQLAGIEGSTNLMLFWPAGHFLENLFAPFKDVMAAMLGGGSLGAATVGVGKAIAYFLDHYKSVEARVDEVARSLLPELAGYLHGEALQVRRINLIGHSLGARILVKSLLASPGTARELPLDNLLLMGGAICTSSPWEEVSAPLKGRVINCHSSKDWALAMKPDTERCIGRYAIPVTPALKAKVTNVHLATFDHAAYWPQLQTVVQYTDLLHERRGLIRSDQRSSEVRFVEEDADLFPALVQARPEELKFLAELIAQKRSASIDATVREPLKLAVELQRMGGDTFMNLARGHGVSYRQIAEDVAQRLAIKFDEPLASVALTDLETRVAEKLIEQYKDKLSNADRQVFDAELKAAAQKEQGLFTRFDVGRSATTALSGTALAGLTGFMLRRGAATAIPVVGQALAAAMLLVSGVRAFSGPAYSITTLAVLVVGVIRQRMEREALNQEMDLVVQVVEAFDLPRDTVMRTVASD encoded by the coding sequence ATGCAGCACCAGTGGGATGAAATGCACCGCACCCGCAAGCCCACGTTCGTGTTGTGTGGCGAGCCCCAAGGGGATGTGCTCAATCTCTATGTTCACGGTTATTCGGCGTTCTTCAACCGGCAACAGCTGGGTCACTTCAAGGAACAACTGGCAGGTATCGAAGGCTCGACCAACCTGATGCTGTTCTGGCCGGCCGGGCATTTCCTGGAAAACCTGTTTGCTCCGTTCAAGGATGTAATGGCCGCGATGCTCGGCGGCGGTAGCCTGGGCGCGGCGACGGTGGGGGTGGGCAAGGCGATTGCCTATTTTCTCGACCACTATAAGAGCGTCGAGGCTCGGGTGGACGAAGTGGCCAGGAGCCTGCTGCCGGAACTCGCCGGTTACTTGCACGGCGAGGCGCTGCAGGTGCGGCGGATCAACCTGATCGGGCACTCCCTGGGGGCACGGATTCTGGTCAAGAGCCTGCTGGCCAGCCCCGGGACCGCCCGCGAACTGCCGCTGGACAACCTCCTGTTGATGGGGGGCGCGATCTGTACCTCAAGCCCGTGGGAGGAAGTATCGGCGCCGCTCAAGGGGCGCGTGATCAACTGCCACTCCAGCAAGGACTGGGCCCTGGCCATGAAGCCGGACACCGAGCGCTGCATCGGCCGTTATGCGATCCCGGTCACGCCGGCGCTGAAGGCCAAGGTCACCAATGTGCACCTGGCCACCTTCGACCATGCCGCCTACTGGCCGCAACTGCAGACCGTGGTGCAGTACACCGACCTGCTGCACGAGCGGCGCGGCCTGATCCGCTCCGACCAGCGCAGCAGCGAGGTGCGCTTTGTCGAAGAAGATGCGGACCTGTTCCCGGCGCTGGTGCAGGCGCGGCCGGAGGAGTTGAAGTTCCTGGCCGAATTGATCGCGCAAAAGCGTAGCGCGTCAATTGATGCCACGGTGCGTGAACCGCTCAAGCTGGCTGTTGAGTTGCAACGCATGGGCGGCGACACTTTTATGAACCTGGCCCGCGGCCATGGCGTGAGCTACCGGCAGATCGCCGAAGATGTGGCGCAACGTCTGGCGATAAAATTTGATGAGCCCCTGGCCAGCGTGGCGCTGACGGACCTTGAAACCCGGGTCGCGGAAAAACTGATCGAGCAATACAAGGACAAGCTCAGCAATGCCGACCGGCAGGTGTTCGATGCCGAACTCAAGGCCGCCGCGCAAAAAGAGCAGGGGTTGTTCACCCGGTTTGATGTCGGCCGGTCGGCCACCACTGCATTGAGCGGTACCGCGCTGGCCGGGTTGACCGGGTTTATGCTGCGTCGCGGTGCGGCAACGGCGATTCCGGTGGTGGGCCAGGCGTTGGCCGCTGCGATGCTGCTGGTCAGCGGGGTGCGGGCGTTTTCCGGCCCGGCGTACTCGATCACCACCCTGGCGGTGCTGGTGGTCGGGGTTATTCGCCAGCGCATGGAGCGCGAAGCCTTGAACCAGGAAATGGACCTGGTGGTGCAAGTGGTGGAAGCGTTTGACCTGCCTCGGGACACGGTGATGCGCACGGTCGCGTCCGACTGA
- a CDS encoding type II toxin-antitoxin system RelE/ParE family toxin yields MSWEIEYTDEFGAWWEHLGKKEQVSVCASVGLLGLLGPGLGFPHSSDIKGSRHGNLRALRIQHAGRPYRVLYAFDPRRCALLLIGGDKTGQHRWYEEHFPVAEKLYDVHLEILRKEGRNHG; encoded by the coding sequence ATGAGTTGGGAAATTGAATACACGGATGAATTCGGCGCCTGGTGGGAACATTTGGGTAAAAAGGAGCAGGTTTCGGTGTGTGCCAGCGTTGGTCTGCTGGGGCTTTTAGGGCCGGGTCTGGGCTTTCCCCACAGCAGCGACATCAAGGGCTCCCGGCACGGCAACTTGCGAGCATTGCGCATACAGCACGCGGGGCGGCCTTATCGGGTGTTGTACGCCTTCGATCCACGCCGATGTGCGTTGTTATTGATCGGTGGTGACAAAACCGGGCAACACCGATGGTATGAGGAGCACTTCCCCGTGGCAGAAAAGCTGTATGACGTGCATTTGGAAATATTGCGTAAAGAGGGCCGTAACCATGGCTAA